From Hippea alviniae EP5-r, one genomic window encodes:
- a CDS encoding CsgG/HfaB family protein: MKAKFKVLLVLLSFSLILFVYSCATTSTQVSTTNQNLNEIASYNGPKARIAVASFKCKAAKCGGSIGSGIKDMLVDSLVRSNRFIVLERGETFSAVQKELAMAKGKYFNKKQGPKGGHLERADILVTGAITAFEPNAEGMGGAVGGLFGGLFGVGAKTKNAYIAMTIRLVDVATGRIINSTRVEGKASSFKIGGLGGGLIGSVPLGVGLKMYKNTPMEKAIMVMLDNAVKAISKLVPENYYRYK; this comes from the coding sequence ATGAAAGCTAAGTTTAAAGTATTATTGGTATTGTTAAGTTTTAGTTTAATTCTCTTTGTCTACAGCTGTGCCACAACTTCTACTCAGGTCTCGACGACAAATCAGAATCTGAACGAGATTGCAAGCTACAATGGGCCTAAGGCACGCATCGCTGTTGCAAGTTTTAAGTGTAAAGCAGCTAAGTGTGGCGGCAGTATAGGGTCGGGTATTAAAGATATGCTCGTTGACTCATTAGTTAGAAGCAACAGGTTTATAGTCCTTGAAAGAGGGGAAACCTTCAGCGCTGTTCAGAAAGAGCTTGCTATGGCTAAAGGTAAGTATTTCAATAAGAAGCAGGGCCCAAAAGGTGGCCATCTTGAGAGGGCCGATATACTTGTAACCGGTGCTATTACGGCTTTTGAGCCTAACGCAGAAGGCATGGGTGGAGCAGTTGGTGGTCTGTTTGGCGGACTTTTTGGTGTTGGTGCAAAGACAAAGAATGCATACATTGCTATGACTATAAGGCTTGTTGATGTTGCAACAGGCAGAATAATAAACTCAACAAGGGTTGAAGGTAAGGCTTCAAGTTTCAAGATAGGTGGTCTTGGTGGTGGTTTAATAGGTAGTGTTCCACTTGGTGTTGGTTTAAAAATGTATAAAAACACACCAATGGAAAAGGCTATAATGGTTA
- a CDS encoding nucleotidyl transferase AbiEii/AbiGii toxin family protein: MRDLKGLECLTDRTKQVLLKLIDVGILRDYLLVSGSGLAFHLCHRKSEDLDFFTFKSGLFSKLKILGLSDYFRKFEVLNLSDEQIDLLLDGVKTTFFDAKWEFLKPHRVDSFNVATVEQIAIMKTHTLFLRARFRDYYDMYFLVSELGLKKVYELSKEVLEGISFKLFATALLYVDDIEDEDILHLEPKKELSLKDIRDFFEQKLKEL; this comes from the coding sequence GTGAGAGATTTAAAGGGATTAGAGTGTTTAACAGATAGAACTAAACAGGTTTTGTTAAAGCTTATAGATGTTGGAATTTTAAGAGACTATTTACTTGTTAGTGGAAGTGGGCTTGCCTTTCATTTATGCCATAGAAAGAGTGAAGATTTAGATTTTTTTACATTTAAAAGTGGATTGTTCAGTAAATTGAAGATTTTGGGTTTATCTGATTATTTTAGAAAGTTTGAAGTATTGAATTTGTCAGATGAGCAGATAGACCTTCTACTTGATGGTGTTAAAACAACATTTTTTGATGCAAAATGGGAATTTTTAAAACCGCATAGAGTTGATTCGTTTAATGTTGCAACAGTTGAGCAGATAGCTATTATGAAAACTCATACTCTCTTTTTAAGGGCAAGATTTAGAGATTATTATGATATGTATTTTTTGGTTAGTGAATTGGGTTTGAAAAAGGTCTATGAGCTTTCTAAAGAAGTACTTGAAGGTATAAGTTTTAAACTATTTGCAACAGCTCTTTTGTATGTTGATGATATAGAAGATGAAGATATATTACATCTTGAACCCAAAAAAGAGCTCTCATTAAAAGATATCAGAGACTTTTTTGAGCAAAAACTTAAAGAGTTGTAA
- the dnaA gene encoding chromosomal replication initiator protein DnaA gives MWEKVIENLKSKVETEDIEKISLIEPVSVSPVKITLAIPEESFKDLIKVKYKEQFKESLKETFGKLPKVELLLKSQFKDNLNPKYGFENFVVGPSNQLAYAASVAVSENPAKAYNPLFIYGGVGLGKTHLLHAIGNNIKKNNPSAKVLYISSEEFTNELVNSIQYKKMSQFRDKYRNLDCLLIDDIQFISKKERTEEEFFHTFNSLYENQKQIVITSDKPPNDIPDIENRLKSRFSWGLIVDIQPPELETRIAIIQKKAELFNLKLPPEIVEFIAQNISSNVREIEGALIKISAYKSIMRRPITLNLVKMTLQDIVMRKEKMLSAENIQRTVAKHFNISVEELLSSTRKKEILLPREVAMYLTRKITKNSLPEIKAKFGVKSHATIINACKKIEKEIQNNPLLKEKIDEIEKEITNV, from the coding sequence ATGTGGGAGAAGGTAATAGAGAATTTAAAAAGCAAAGTAGAAACAGAAGATATTGAAAAGATATCGCTCATTGAACCAGTTAGTGTTTCACCAGTAAAAATCACACTTGCAATACCAGAAGAGAGCTTTAAAGACCTAATAAAAGTCAAATACAAAGAGCAGTTTAAAGAGAGCTTAAAAGAGACATTTGGGAAATTACCCAAGGTAGAACTTTTACTTAAAAGTCAGTTTAAAGACAATCTAAATCCAAAGTATGGTTTTGAGAATTTTGTTGTTGGGCCGAGTAATCAATTGGCTTATGCTGCAAGCGTAGCTGTCAGTGAAAACCCTGCCAAGGCTTACAATCCGTTATTTATCTATGGCGGCGTTGGTTTAGGTAAAACCCACCTGCTGCACGCAATAGGAAACAACATTAAAAAGAACAACCCATCAGCCAAAGTGCTTTACATATCAAGCGAAGAGTTCACAAACGAGCTTGTAAACTCAATCCAGTATAAAAAGATGAGTCAGTTCAGGGATAAATACAGAAACTTAGATTGTCTGCTTATTGATGACATCCAATTCATCTCAAAAAAAGAGAGAACTGAAGAAGAGTTCTTTCACACATTCAACTCGCTCTATGAAAACCAGAAACAGATTGTTATAACGAGCGATAAACCGCCAAACGACATTCCAGATATTGAAAATAGATTAAAATCCCGCTTCAGCTGGGGCCTAATCGTCGATATTCAACCGCCAGAGCTCGAGACACGCATAGCAATAATTCAAAAAAAGGCCGAGTTGTTTAATCTGAAACTACCGCCAGAAATTGTCGAGTTTATAGCACAAAATATAAGTTCAAATGTTAGAGAGATTGAAGGTGCTCTAATCAAAATCTCAGCATACAAATCAATTATGAGAAGGCCAATAACATTAAATCTCGTTAAAATGACGCTTCAAGACATAGTAATGCGAAAAGAGAAGATGCTATCAGCAGAAAATATCCAAAGAACAGTCGCAAAACACTTTAATATATCTGTCGAAGAGCTATTGTCATCAACAAGAAAGAAAGAGATTCTCTTGCCGCGTGAAGTGGCAATGTATCTAACACGAAAGATAACAAAAAATTCACTTCCTGAAATCAAAGCAAAATTTGGCGTTAAGAGTCATGCAACAATCATAAACGCCTGCAAAAAAATAGAAAAAGAGATTCAAAACAATCCACTTCTAAAAGAAAAAATAGATGAGATAGAAAAAGAGATAACAAATGTTTAA
- the dnaN gene encoding DNA polymerase III subunit beta, which yields MLINTAQLKEITNNATLSTAKEKDSILYNTLIKIENKKLTAISMNNITTLTQTAETDTEENISFVIDTQKLSGILKEINTENIELNINERTLTIKAENFKTTIKIQDGQMFPQLPKKEYKPITKIEAEVLKKLIKETIYCPDKNDISREYTGIYIEFEQEKIKATATDHYRLINISASKSSNTEESLIIENAGATLINRIPLNGEIEILKSEDEIMIKSENLNITSKLINSAFPDYNQILLNKETSNTVELNRSEFKDAIRRSSILSSNREITIEVNLNEKKATIKAQNQEGETAEDIIEINPKQAESNLIIKLDSKFILDFLNQTNSETVDMIYKTGEDPIMFKAEEDIYSYKYIMTPIIE from the coding sequence ATGTTAATAAACACAGCCCAGTTGAAGGAGATAACAAACAACGCCACATTATCAACAGCAAAAGAGAAAGACAGCATCCTATACAACACACTAATCAAGATAGAAAACAAGAAACTAACAGCCATCTCAATGAACAACATAACAACACTAACACAAACAGCAGAAACAGACACAGAAGAAAACATAAGTTTTGTAATAGATACACAAAAGCTATCAGGTATCCTAAAAGAGATAAACACAGAGAACATAGAACTAAACATAAACGAGAGAACACTAACAATAAAAGCAGAAAACTTCAAAACCACAATAAAGATTCAAGATGGCCAGATGTTTCCACAACTCCCAAAGAAAGAGTACAAACCAATAACAAAAATAGAAGCAGAAGTACTAAAAAAGCTGATAAAGGAGACAATATACTGCCCAGATAAAAACGACATATCAAGAGAATATACAGGCATCTATATAGAGTTCGAACAAGAAAAAATCAAAGCAACAGCGACAGACCACTATAGGCTTATAAACATATCAGCTTCAAAAAGCTCAAATACAGAAGAGAGCCTAATCATAGAAAATGCAGGTGCAACGCTCATAAACCGAATCCCACTCAACGGCGAGATAGAGATACTAAAATCAGAAGACGAGATAATGATAAAATCAGAAAACTTAAACATAACATCGAAATTGATAAACAGCGCATTTCCTGATTACAATCAGATTCTTTTAAATAAAGAGACATCAAATACAGTAGAGTTAAACAGAAGCGAGTTTAAAGACGCTATAAGGAGAAGCTCTATTTTAAGCTCAAACAGAGAGATAACCATAGAAGTAAATTTAAATGAGAAAAAAGCCACTATAAAAGCACAGAACCAGGAAGGCGAAACAGCAGAAGATATAATTGAAATAAACCCAAAACAGGCAGAGTCTAATCTGATAATAAAGTTAGACTCAAAATTTATACTGGATTTTCTAAACCAGACAAACTCAGAAACGGTTGATATGATTTACAAAACCGGCGAAGATCCAATAATGTTTAAAGCAGAAGAAGACATTTACTCATACAAATACATAATGACGCCAATAATCGAGTAA
- a CDS encoding AAA family ATPase has protein sequence MITRIIVNNFKNFDLLKADFERINIIKGRNGAGKTNLLEAVFISLNGHPFIRSFKPIQKDLKKPAIITAVIDNNTVLVRFDEKGKSLKLNSKQTTVVNLKKMFPCIDYSINSFISLKSKDYLFSLIDRGIYAKNNKIIDKLVKYSKLQRIKRNILKENSDDKALNILNEEIHTLTAEISGLREELVKEIEKSVYNCYNEFYNQELKIEYEIVNLGKNIFEKEKQKRRILFSLKKDNFNIYLNGRKIQFSSVGERKIALLCIVLSIVKVYNELNNMPVFLIDDLEGDLDRERQKKAFETITELPNQILLTTLEAFEGYNTIDLGGLKQSG, from the coding sequence ATGATAACAAGAATAATAGTGAACAACTTTAAAAACTTCGACTTACTAAAGGCGGATTTTGAAAGAATAAACATTATAAAAGGAAGAAACGGCGCAGGTAAAACCAACCTTTTAGAAGCCGTGTTTATATCTCTAAATGGCCATCCATTCATAAGAAGTTTTAAACCAATTCAAAAGGATTTAAAAAAACCGGCAATAATAACGGCTGTTATAGATAATAACACCGTGCTTGTAAGGTTTGATGAAAAAGGTAAAAGTTTAAAACTAAACTCGAAGCAGACAACGGTTGTCAACCTAAAAAAGATGTTTCCCTGCATAGACTATTCAATAAACTCGTTTATCTCTCTAAAAAGTAAGGATTATCTGTTCTCCTTAATAGATCGTGGGATTTATGCAAAAAACAACAAGATAATAGATAAGTTAGTCAAATATTCAAAACTGCAAAGAATAAAGAGAAATATACTCAAAGAAAACAGCGACGATAAAGCACTAAATATCTTAAATGAAGAGATCCACACATTAACGGCAGAGATATCAGGCTTAAGAGAAGAGCTTGTAAAAGAAATAGAAAAAAGCGTTTATAACTGTTATAATGAGTTTTACAATCAAGAGCTTAAAATAGAATACGAGATTGTTAATTTGGGTAAAAATATCTTTGAAAAAGAGAAACAGAAAAGAAGAATACTCTTCTCTTTAAAGAAGGATAACTTTAACATTTATCTAAACGGCAGAAAAATTCAGTTTTCTTCTGTTGGAGAGAGAAAAATAGCCCTTTTATGTATTGTTTTGAGTATAGTAAAAGTGTATAATGAATTGAATAATATGCCTGTTTTTCTTATTGATGATTTAGAAGGAGACTTAGATAGAGAAAGGCAAAAAAAGGCTTTTGAAACCATAACAGAACTGCCAAATCAGATACTTTTAACAACCTTAGAAGCTTTTGAAGGATACAACACTATCGATTTAGGAGGCTTAAAGCAAAGTGGATAA
- the gyrB gene encoding DNA topoisomerase (ATP-hydrolyzing) subunit B: protein MDKYTAEDIKVLKGLEAVRKRPAMYIGGTSTEGLHHLVYEVVDNSIDEAMAGYCDTINVYINEDNSITVEDNGRGIPTDIHPEEKIPAVTLVLTTLHAGGKFDNKNYKVSGGLHGVGVSVVNALSESLTVEVKRNGKIYRQSFEKGIPKTELEVIGETDKTGTTITFLPDKEIFETVEFNYEILSKRLRELAFLNKGIKISLIDRRIDKSETFHYTQGIVSFIDFLAKTKKKLFDEPIYFNISEGNIQMELAFVYTDTYSSTIYTFANSINTVEGGVHLSAFKTVLTKTINRYAKNNNLIKGNIQFSGDDVREGLVAILSVRLPNPQFEGQTKTKLVNTEVQNIIQAKLYEKLNEYFDEHPAIAKTIIDKVLKAYNAREAARKAKELVRRKTVFESKGLPGKLADCQEKDPEKAELFLVEGDSAGGSAKQARDRVFQAILPLKGKILNTEKTNLKKVLESEEIRNIITAIGTGINESFNIDDVRYHKIIIMTDADVDGSHIQTLILTLFFRYFRELIEKGYVYIAQPPLYRCKIGKKEFYVKDEKQMKEFLVNKGIEDFIPIVDGRELETEEFKKILNKLLVYESMVDKVSKKYPSEEIVRCLSIVSPSLDDFNEPSEVKDNLNECLAENSSIKIKQIEKQGDSFLFKYEIDNEEKEIFINRDFFESHEYELLTKYAPSKNLLGRPPFKAEVKGEIVEFKTIKDMLNFIEERAKKGLEIQRYKGLGEMNPQQLWETTMDPARRRLLQVSISDAEEADRVFNMLMGNNPQLRKEFIEKNAKFVKHLDV from the coding sequence GTGGATAAATACACAGCAGAAGATATAAAAGTTTTAAAGGGTTTAGAAGCTGTAAGAAAAAGGCCTGCCATGTATATAGGCGGCACATCAACAGAAGGCTTGCATCACCTTGTTTATGAAGTTGTTGATAACTCTATTGATGAAGCTATGGCAGGCTATTGTGATACGATTAATGTTTATATAAACGAAGATAACTCAATAACTGTTGAAGATAACGGGCGTGGTATTCCAACGGATATTCACCCAGAAGAGAAAATCCCAGCCGTTACGCTTGTTTTGACGACCCTTCATGCAGGTGGGAAGTTCGATAATAAGAATTATAAGGTCTCAGGCGGTCTTCACGGTGTCGGTGTGAGCGTTGTAAATGCGCTTTCTGAGAGTTTAACAGTTGAAGTAAAGAGAAACGGCAAAATCTATAGACAGAGTTTTGAAAAAGGCATTCCAAAAACAGAGCTTGAAGTTATAGGTGAAACGGATAAAACAGGCACGACAATAACATTCCTGCCCGATAAAGAGATATTTGAGACTGTTGAGTTTAATTATGAGATTCTCTCAAAGAGATTAAGGGAGCTTGCATTCTTAAATAAAGGCATAAAGATAAGCCTAATCGATAGAAGGATAGATAAATCAGAGACATTTCACTATACTCAAGGCATTGTCTCATTTATAGACTTTCTTGCTAAAACAAAAAAGAAGCTATTTGATGAGCCTATTTACTTTAATATAAGCGAAGGTAATATACAGATGGAGCTTGCCTTTGTCTATACAGATACTTACTCATCAACCATATACACATTTGCAAACTCGATAAACACGGTTGAAGGTGGTGTTCATCTGTCGGCTTTTAAGACAGTCCTTACAAAAACGATTAACAGGTATGCAAAAAATAACAACCTTATAAAGGGTAATATTCAGTTCTCGGGTGATGATGTAAGGGAAGGGCTTGTTGCTATCTTGAGTGTAAGATTGCCTAATCCACAGTTTGAAGGCCAAACAAAGACAAAACTTGTTAATACCGAAGTTCAAAATATTATTCAGGCTAAGCTGTATGAGAAGTTAAATGAGTATTTTGATGAGCATCCAGCTATAGCAAAAACGATAATTGATAAGGTTTTAAAGGCTTATAATGCAAGAGAAGCGGCAAGAAAAGCCAAAGAGCTCGTTAGAAGAAAAACGGTTTTTGAAAGTAAAGGCCTGCCGGGTAAGTTGGCCGATTGTCAGGAGAAAGACCCAGAAAAGGCTGAACTTTTCTTGGTTGAAGGTGATTCAGCCGGTGGTAGTGCAAAACAGGCTCGCGATAGGGTATTTCAGGCTATTTTGCCTTTAAAAGGTAAAATACTCAATACAGAGAAAACCAACTTAAAAAAGGTTTTAGAGAGCGAAGAGATAAGAAACATTATCACGGCAATTGGCACAGGAATTAATGAGTCGTTTAATATAGATGATGTTAGATATCATAAGATTATCATTATGACGGATGCCGATGTTGATGGAAGCCACATACAGACGCTTATCTTGACGCTGTTCTTTAGGTATTTCAGAGAGCTCATAGAGAAGGGTTATGTTTATATAGCCCAACCACCACTTTACAGGTGTAAGATTGGCAAGAAAGAGTTTTATGTCAAAGATGAGAAACAGATGAAAGAGTTTTTAGTAAATAAGGGAATAGAAGATTTTATACCGATTGTTGATGGAAGAGAGCTTGAGACAGAAGAGTTTAAAAAGATTTTAAATAAGCTGCTTGTTTATGAGAGTATGGTTGATAAGGTGTCAAAGAAGTATCCATCAGAAGAGATTGTTAGGTGTCTCTCTATTGTTTCGCCGTCTCTTGATGATTTTAATGAGCCTTCTGAAGTTAAAGATAATTTAAATGAATGTTTGGCTGAGAACTCATCTATCAAGATAAAACAGATAGAGAAACAGGGCGATAGTTTTCTGTTTAAGTATGAGATAGACAACGAAGAGAAGGAGATTTTTATAAACAGAGATTTCTTTGAGTCTCACGAGTATGAGCTTTTAACGAAATATGCACCGTCTAAGAATCTGCTTGGCAGACCGCCATTTAAAGCAGAAGTAAAGGGTGAAATTGTCGAGTTTAAAACGATTAAGGATATGCTAAACTTTATTGAAGAGAGAGCCAAAAAGGGACTTGAGATACAAAGATATAAAGGTCTTGGTGAGATGAACCCACAGCAGTTGTGGGAGACAACGATGGATCCAGCAAGAAGAAGACTGCTTCAAGTTTCAATCTCGGATGCAGAAGAAGCAGACAGGGTCTTTAATATGCTTATGGGCAACAATCCACAGTTGAGAAAAGAGTTTATTGAGAAAAACGCCAAATTCGTAAAGCATTTAGATGTGTGA
- the gyrA gene encoding DNA gyrase subunit A, whose amino-acid sequence MKDLFSSANILPIDIKDTMQQSYLDYSMSVIVGRAIPDARDGLKPVHRRILYAMKELNLEHNKPYKKSARVVGDVIGKYHPHGDMAVYDALVRMSQDFSMRYPLIDGQGNFGSIDGDSPAAMRYTEVRLTRLAEEMLKDLDKNSVDFVLNYDDSLEEPSVLPTFIPNLLMNGSDGIAVGFATKIPPHNLNEVIDACLAYLDRDGEISIDEILEFIKGPDFPTGGICFDINSIKEAYRKGIGKVQIRARVKEEKIKNRQALVVYELPYQVNKALLLQSIAQLVKDKKIEGIADLRDESNKEGIRVVIELKKDEQPKVILNKLFKLTNLQITFGINMMALVDNTPKLLNIKDAIGVFINHRIDVVKRRTSYLLAKAKDRAHILEGLLITLDNIDEVVAIIKSSQSTSEAKERLKKRFTLSDKQAQAILDMKLARLVALEKQKIIDEYNQLLKDIEYYEKILRDKETLKSVIRDELVYVKNTYGDERRTQILDKIVDIGVEDVIKDEELIITFSKKGYIKAVPLDIYSTQNRGGKGRIAATFSDNDYLVDIFLTNSLNTLLCFTNLGRVYAIKAYNIPKQAPSSKGRPVVNFVKLQAGEQIKTIVPMRDVDSLFFVTESGVVKKSAFKHFENIPSNGKMAIRLSEQDSLIRVFGVKESDEIIIVTKNGLCIRFDAEEVRDMGRSAAGVKGIRLVGDDIVVSADSLDLDRHTKVIVVTETGIGKLIKIDDIRKIRRGGKGVKCIKLKDNDAVVSSLTLSDEDDVLIITKNGKMIKMDASSISVMGRYAKGVRLINLDDDDRVVSISIAREEDGYKDS is encoded by the coding sequence ATGAAAGATTTATTTAGTTCGGCGAATATTTTGCCTATTGATATAAAAGATACGATGCAGCAGTCGTATTTGGATTACTCGATGAGTGTTATTGTTGGAAGGGCAATTCCCGATGCAAGGGATGGCTTAAAACCTGTCCACAGGCGCATTCTCTATGCGATGAAGGAGTTAAATCTTGAGCATAATAAACCGTATAAAAAGAGTGCCCGTGTTGTTGGTGATGTCATAGGTAAATACCATCCACACGGCGATATGGCTGTCTATGATGCTTTGGTTAGAATGAGTCAGGATTTCTCCATGCGCTATCCTTTGATTGATGGACAGGGAAACTTCGGCTCAATTGATGGTGATTCACCTGCAGCAATGAGATATACAGAAGTAAGACTCACACGATTAGCCGAAGAGATGCTTAAAGACCTTGATAAAAACAGCGTTGATTTTGTTTTAAATTATGACGACTCATTAGAAGAGCCTTCTGTTTTACCTACATTTATACCAAACCTGTTAATGAACGGCTCAGATGGAATCGCTGTTGGTTTTGCAACTAAGATTCCACCGCACAACTTAAACGAAGTAATAGATGCATGCCTTGCCTATTTGGATAGAGATGGTGAGATAAGCATAGATGAGATACTTGAGTTTATAAAAGGGCCAGACTTTCCAACGGGTGGTATCTGTTTTGATATAAACTCGATTAAAGAAGCATATAGAAAGGGAATTGGTAAGGTTCAAATCAGAGCAAGGGTAAAGGAAGAGAAGATTAAGAATAGACAGGCTTTGGTTGTTTATGAGCTGCCGTATCAGGTAAATAAGGCTCTCTTACTTCAGAGTATTGCTCAGCTTGTTAAAGATAAGAAGATTGAAGGTATAGCGGATTTAAGAGATGAGTCAAATAAGGAAGGTATTAGGGTTGTTATAGAGCTCAAAAAAGATGAACAACCCAAAGTGATTCTCAATAAACTGTTTAAACTAACGAATCTTCAGATAACATTTGGTATAAACATGATGGCTTTGGTTGATAATACACCAAAGCTTTTGAATATAAAGGATGCAATAGGCGTCTTTATAAATCACAGGATAGATGTTGTAAAGAGAAGAACATCGTATCTTTTGGCAAAGGCAAAAGACAGGGCTCACATACTCGAAGGGCTTTTAATAACGCTTGATAATATAGATGAAGTTGTTGCGATTATAAAATCTTCTCAATCCACATCTGAAGCAAAAGAGAGACTAAAAAAGAGATTTACTTTGAGTGATAAACAGGCTCAGGCTATCTTGGATATGAAACTTGCGCGCCTTGTTGCACTCGAGAAGCAGAAGATAATTGATGAGTATAACCAGCTTTTGAAGGATATTGAGTATTACGAGAAGATTTTAAGGGATAAGGAGACTTTGAAGTCTGTTATAAGAGATGAGCTTGTGTATGTTAAAAACACCTATGGAGATGAGAGAAGAACCCAGATTTTAGATAAAATCGTCGATATAGGCGTTGAAGATGTAATCAAAGATGAAGAGCTGATTATCACATTCTCAAAGAAGGGTTACATTAAAGCTGTGCCGCTTGATATTTACTCAACCCAGAACAGAGGCGGCAAAGGCAGAATAGCTGCAACATTCTCAGATAACGACTATCTCGTTGATATATTCCTAACAAACAGCTTAAATACACTGCTCTGCTTTACCAACCTTGGCAGGGTTTATGCGATTAAGGCTTACAATATACCAAAGCAGGCACCATCTTCAAAGGGAAGGCCTGTTGTTAACTTTGTAAAACTGCAGGCTGGTGAGCAGATAAAGACAATCGTGCCGATGAGAGATGTTGATAGCCTGTTTTTTGTTACAGAGTCTGGTGTTGTTAAAAAGTCGGCGTTTAAACACTTTGAGAATATACCGTCAAATGGTAAGATGGCGATTAGGTTGAGCGAGCAGGATTCTCTAATCAGGGTGTTTGGCGTAAAGGAGAGTGATGAGATTATTATTGTAACAAAGAACGGCTTATGTATCAGGTTTGATGCTGAAGAAGTAAGAGATATGGGTAGGTCTGCAGCTGGAGTAAAAGGTATAAGGCTTGTTGGTGATGACATTGTTGTAAGTGCCGATAGCTTGGATTTGGACAGGCATACGAAGGTTATTGTTGTTACAGAGACAGGTATTGGCAAGCTTATAAAAATTGATGACATAAGAAAAATAAGAAGGGGCGGCAAAGGAGTTAAATGCATCAAACTAAAGGATAACGACGCTGTTGTCTCGAGTTTAACCTTAAGTGATGAAGATGATGTGTTAATTATTACCAAAAATGGTAAAATGATAAAGATGGATGCAAGCTCAATCAGTGTTATGGGCAGATATGCTAAGGGTGTTAGATTAATTAACTTAGACGATGATGATAGGGTTGTAAGTATATCGATAGCAAGGGAAGAAGATGGATATAAGGATTCTTAA
- a CDS encoding polyprenyl synthetase family protein — MDIRILNALKSDIKNVDRTLEALIKPESDLTKKVYKQVIDGGKRLRPLLVLYSAYSLGFGDEKKALLLGSIIELVHTASLLHDDIIDEALYRRGRPSANAIYGVKPAVLGGDYLYSLAYNLVLEFGQEISSVISKAAYVLSEGEILEIEKAFNVDVKREDYLDIIYKKTAVLIEASTTVGCLLADKSFKDVFVEYGKNVGMAFQIKDDCLDYMSDKESVGKDTGIDLKEGKMTLPVLIALEKGVLKREAVKEFFESKDEQLLSEIVEIVKRNSLDESIEIAKNYASKAKDALKSLKDSKFKEYLLAIADYSIERSK, encoded by the coding sequence ATGGATATAAGGATTCTTAATGCTTTAAAAAGTGATATTAAAAATGTTGATAGGACTTTAGAAGCTCTCATTAAACCAGAGAGCGATTTGACAAAAAAGGTATATAAACAGGTTATAGATGGTGGCAAGCGCTTGCGTCCTTTACTTGTTTTGTATTCTGCCTATTCGCTTGGATTTGGAGATGAGAAAAAAGCGCTTCTGCTTGGCTCTATTATTGAGCTTGTCCACACGGCAAGCCTTTTACACGATGATATAATTGACGAGGCTTTGTATAGACGCGGCAGGCCTTCTGCTAATGCGATTTATGGTGTAAAACCTGCTGTTTTGGGCGGTGATTATCTTTACTCTTTGGCTTATAATCTTGTTTTGGAGTTTGGACAAGAGATATCATCTGTCATATCGAAGGCTGCCTATGTGTTGAGTGAAGGTGAGATTTTAGAGATTGAAAAAGCTTTTAATGTTGATGTAAAAAGGGAAGATTACCTTGATATTATCTATAAAAAGACGGCTGTTCTGATAGAAGCAAGCACAACGGTTGGCTGTCTGCTTGCAGATAAGAGTTTTAAAGATGTGTTTGTTGAGTATGGCAAGAATGTGGGTATGGCGTTTCAAATAAAGGACGACTGTTTGGATTATATGTCAGATAAAGAGTCTGTTGGTAAAGATACAGGCATTGACTTAAAAGAAGGTAAAATGACACTGCCCGTGCTTATTGCTTTGGAAAAAGGCGTATTAAAAAGAGAAGCTGTTAAAGAGTTTTTTGAAAGCAAAGATGAGCAGCTGCTCTCTGAAATAGTGGAGATTGTAAAGAGAAATTCGCTTGATGAGTCAATAGAAATAGCAAAGAACTATGCTTCCAAGGCAAAGGATGCACTTAAAAGCTTAAAGGATTCTAAGTTTAAAGAGTATCTGCTTGCTATAGCCGATTACTCTATTGAAAGGAGCAAATGA